GGTCCAATTGTAAAAGCGGCAGAGTACGCCGGACCTACCGGCATCAAATACCCGTTTTTTTCAGATAAGGAAAAAGACGAACAATTGTTAGTCAGAGCTGGGAATCCGCTGGGACTCAGACTTGAAAGCTTTTATGGCTTGCGATTCGTACTTGGACTTGGAGCGTTGGTGTTTTCCATTCTCTATGTCTTTCTCGGGCTGCCATTCGGACTAATGACTATCGTATTATTCCCATTAGCGGGATTTTTCGGTCCGAACCTATGGTTGTGGATGAAAGCGCGTGATCGTCAGGAACAAATCAGTTCGATGATGCCTGATTTTCTAGATACGGTCAGTGTAACACTACAGGCTGGTGTCAGTCTTGACGGCGCATTGAAGCAAGTGACCAAGCAGCTGGGAGGCCCATTGAGCGAAGAAATCGACCGATTCAATCGGGAAATTGAGCTCGGGGTTCCAAGACGTACGGCATATGAAAACCTGATCAACCGCAATTCGTCCAAAGAGCTGGAAATGCTGGTCACTTCGTTATTGCAAGGTTCTTCTCTTGGGGTTCCGGTTTCTCAGACCTTCAAGATCCAGGCAGATGATCTACGGGCTATGCGGGGGTTCAAGGCAAAAGAAAAAGCAGCGAAAGCCAGCCCGCAAATAACGCTTGTAACGACGTTTTTCGTAGCTCCGGCAGTGTTTTTCCTTATCATCGGATTGCTGGCGTTGAACGTCATTTATAACCCAGAAGCATTTGGTTTGGATACCTTCTTTAAATAGGGGTTTATAAATCGAGATGTTGATTTACCCGAAATTCACTCCCTTTCATTAA
The Alkalihalobacillus sp. TS-13 genome window above contains:
- a CDS encoding type II secretion system F family protein: MSPQFSVYTVLLFSLILLLLLIGFVFVYLYVGKKQRLMSHLQVSEIKQRKRKKLRERMAGPIVKAAEYAGPTGIKYPFFSDKEKDEQLLVRAGNPLGLRLESFYGLRFVLGLGALVFSILYVFLGLPFGLMTIVLFPLAGFFGPNLWLWMKARDRQEQISSMMPDFLDTVSVTLQAGVSLDGALKQVTKQLGGPLSEEIDRFNREIELGVPRRTAYENLINRNSSKELEMLVTSLLQGSSLGVPVSQTFKIQADDLRAMRGFKAKEKAAKASPQITLVTTFFVAPAVFFLIIGLLALNVIYNPEAFGLDTFFK